A window of Excalfactoria chinensis isolate bCotChi1 chromosome Z, bCotChi1.hap2, whole genome shotgun sequence contains these coding sequences:
- the HMGCS1 gene encoding hydroxymethylglutaryl-CoA synthase, cytoplasmic isoform X2: MPGSLPVNTESCWPKDVGIVALEIYFPSQYVDQTELEKYDGVDAGKYTIGLGQSKMGFCSDREDINSLCLTVVQKLMERNNLSYDCIGRLEVGTETIIDKSKSVKTVLMQLFEESGNTDVEGIDTTNACYGGTAALFNAINWIESSSWDGRYALVVAGDIAVYATGNARPTGGAGAVAMLVGPNAPLIFERGLRGTHMQHAYDFYKPDMVSEYPVVDGKLSIQCYLSALDRCYSVYRNKIHAQWQKEGTDRRFTLNDFGFMIFHSPYCKLVQKSVARLLLNDFLSDQNAETSNGVFSGLEAFRDVKLEDTYFDRDVEKAFMKASAELFNQKTKASLLVSNQNGNMYTPSVYGCLASLLAQYPPEHLAGQRISVFSYGSGFAATLYSIRVTQDATPGSALDKITASLSDLKARLDSRKCIAPDVFAENMKIRQETHHLANYIPQCSVEDLFEGTWYLVRVDEKHRRTYARRPVMGDGPLEAGVEVVHPGIVHEHIPSPAKKVPRIPATTESEGVTVAISNGEH, translated from the exons ATGCCGGGGTCTCTTCCAGTGAACACTGAATCCTGCTGGCCCAAAGATGTGGGCATTGTTGCTCTGGAAATCTATTTTCCCTCTCAGTATGTCGACCAGACAGAGCTGGAGAAGTATGATGGCGTGGATGCAGGCAAATACACTATTGGGTTAGGTCAGTCAAAGATGGGCTTCTGCTCTGACCGAGAGGATATCAATTCCCTCTGTTTGACTGTGGTTCAGAAGCTTATGGAGAGGAATAACCTTTCCTATGACTGCATTGGGAGACTGGAAGTTGGAACGGAGACGATAATTGATAAATCAAAATCGGTGAAGACTGTCCTGATGCAGCTGTTTGAAGAATCTGGTAATACAGATGTAGAAGGAATTGACACAACCAATGCGTGCTATGGAggcactgctgctctctttAATGCTATTAACTGGATTGAATCCAGTTCTTGGGATG GACGTTATGCACTTGTTGTTGCTGGGGACATTGCTGTGTATGCCACTGGAAATGCCAGGCCAACAGGTGGAGCTGGTGCTGTTGCTATGCTAGTTGGTCCAAATGCTCCTTTAATTTTTGAGAGAG GATTGCGTGGAACCCACATGCAACATGCTTATGACTTCTATAAACCAGATATGGTCTCTGAATATCCTGTAGTTGATGGCAAACTGTCTATACAGTGCTACCTCAGTGCATTAGACCGCTGCTATAGTGTATATCGCAATAAAATCCATGCCCAGTGGCAAAAAG AGGGGACAGACAGACGTTTCACCTTGAATGACTTTGGATTCATGATCTTTCATTCTCCCTACTGTAAACTGGTACAGAAGTCTGTGGCAAGACTGTTGCTGAATGACTTTCTCAGTGACCAGAATGCAGAAACATCAAATGGTGTTTTCAGTGGTCTGGAAGCTTTCAG GGATGTAAAGCTTGAAGATACATATTTTGACAGGGATGTGGAAAAAGCTTTTATGAAAGCTAGTGCAGAGCTCTTCAATCAGAAAACCAAAGCTTCCTTACTTGTGTCCAATCAGAATGGAAACATGTACACGCCTTCAGTCTACGGTTGCCTTGCTTCTCTTCTAGCCCA GTACCCTCCGGAGCACCTTGCAGGACAAAGAATTAGTGTGTTCTCATACGGCTCTGGTTTTGCTGCTACACTGTATTCCATCAGAGTTACACAGGATGCCACTCCTG GTTCTGCACTGGACAAAATAACTGCCAGCCTTTCTGATCTTAAAGCAAGACTTGACTCAAGAAAATGCATTGCACCTGATGTCTTTGCTGAAAACATGAAGATTAGACAGGAGACACATCACTTGG CCAACTATATTCCACAGTGTTCAGTAGAAGATCTCTTTGAGGGGACATGGTATCTTGTGCGTGTggatgaaaaacacagaagaacatATGCACGGCGCCCAGTTATGGGTGATGGACCCCTGGAGGCAGGAGTTGAAGTTGTCCATCCAGGCATTGTTCATGAG CACATCCCAAGCCCTGCTAAGAAAGTGCCAAGAATCCCTGCAACAACAGAGTCTGAAGGCGTTACTGTTGCCATTTCCAATGGGGAGCATTAA
- the HMGCS1 gene encoding hydroxymethylglutaryl-CoA synthase, cytoplasmic isoform X1, with product MRPSWQPAMGFRSLSATMPGSLPVNTESCWPKDVGIVALEIYFPSQYVDQTELEKYDGVDAGKYTIGLGQSKMGFCSDREDINSLCLTVVQKLMERNNLSYDCIGRLEVGTETIIDKSKSVKTVLMQLFEESGNTDVEGIDTTNACYGGTAALFNAINWIESSSWDGRYALVVAGDIAVYATGNARPTGGAGAVAMLVGPNAPLIFERGLRGTHMQHAYDFYKPDMVSEYPVVDGKLSIQCYLSALDRCYSVYRNKIHAQWQKEGTDRRFTLNDFGFMIFHSPYCKLVQKSVARLLLNDFLSDQNAETSNGVFSGLEAFRDVKLEDTYFDRDVEKAFMKASAELFNQKTKASLLVSNQNGNMYTPSVYGCLASLLAQYPPEHLAGQRISVFSYGSGFAATLYSIRVTQDATPGSALDKITASLSDLKARLDSRKCIAPDVFAENMKIRQETHHLANYIPQCSVEDLFEGTWYLVRVDEKHRRTYARRPVMGDGPLEAGVEVVHPGIVHEHIPSPAKKVPRIPATTESEGVTVAISNGEH from the exons ATGCGCCCGAGCTGGCAGCCGGCCATGGGCTTCCGCAGCTT ATCTGCCACGATGCCGGGGTCTCTTCCAGTGAACACTGAATCCTGCTGGCCCAAAGATGTGGGCATTGTTGCTCTGGAAATCTATTTTCCCTCTCAGTATGTCGACCAGACAGAGCTGGAGAAGTATGATGGCGTGGATGCAGGCAAATACACTATTGGGTTAGGTCAGTCAAAGATGGGCTTCTGCTCTGACCGAGAGGATATCAATTCCCTCTGTTTGACTGTGGTTCAGAAGCTTATGGAGAGGAATAACCTTTCCTATGACTGCATTGGGAGACTGGAAGTTGGAACGGAGACGATAATTGATAAATCAAAATCGGTGAAGACTGTCCTGATGCAGCTGTTTGAAGAATCTGGTAATACAGATGTAGAAGGAATTGACACAACCAATGCGTGCTATGGAggcactgctgctctctttAATGCTATTAACTGGATTGAATCCAGTTCTTGGGATG GACGTTATGCACTTGTTGTTGCTGGGGACATTGCTGTGTATGCCACTGGAAATGCCAGGCCAACAGGTGGAGCTGGTGCTGTTGCTATGCTAGTTGGTCCAAATGCTCCTTTAATTTTTGAGAGAG GATTGCGTGGAACCCACATGCAACATGCTTATGACTTCTATAAACCAGATATGGTCTCTGAATATCCTGTAGTTGATGGCAAACTGTCTATACAGTGCTACCTCAGTGCATTAGACCGCTGCTATAGTGTATATCGCAATAAAATCCATGCCCAGTGGCAAAAAG AGGGGACAGACAGACGTTTCACCTTGAATGACTTTGGATTCATGATCTTTCATTCTCCCTACTGTAAACTGGTACAGAAGTCTGTGGCAAGACTGTTGCTGAATGACTTTCTCAGTGACCAGAATGCAGAAACATCAAATGGTGTTTTCAGTGGTCTGGAAGCTTTCAG GGATGTAAAGCTTGAAGATACATATTTTGACAGGGATGTGGAAAAAGCTTTTATGAAAGCTAGTGCAGAGCTCTTCAATCAGAAAACCAAAGCTTCCTTACTTGTGTCCAATCAGAATGGAAACATGTACACGCCTTCAGTCTACGGTTGCCTTGCTTCTCTTCTAGCCCA GTACCCTCCGGAGCACCTTGCAGGACAAAGAATTAGTGTGTTCTCATACGGCTCTGGTTTTGCTGCTACACTGTATTCCATCAGAGTTACACAGGATGCCACTCCTG GTTCTGCACTGGACAAAATAACTGCCAGCCTTTCTGATCTTAAAGCAAGACTTGACTCAAGAAAATGCATTGCACCTGATGTCTTTGCTGAAAACATGAAGATTAGACAGGAGACACATCACTTGG CCAACTATATTCCACAGTGTTCAGTAGAAGATCTCTTTGAGGGGACATGGTATCTTGTGCGTGTggatgaaaaacacagaagaacatATGCACGGCGCCCAGTTATGGGTGATGGACCCCTGGAGGCAGGAGTTGAAGTTGTCCATCCAGGCATTGTTCATGAG CACATCCCAAGCCCTGCTAAGAAAGTGCCAAGAATCCCTGCAACAACAGAGTCTGAAGGCGTTACTGTTGCCATTTCCAATGGGGAGCATTAA